A region of Oncorhynchus kisutch isolate 150728-3 linkage group LG29, Okis_V2, whole genome shotgun sequence DNA encodes the following proteins:
- the ehmt1b gene encoding histone-lysine N-methyltransferase EHMT1 isoform X2, translating to MEAIRRKQPTGLAEGRLGKGESMEEGMESPGDREEEEGGELIFKAITAKHDTLRNEVASRLGSSPGAEAELNGTYESAEVGNGHQCPTPLVSLGNKSQVVTENGMLETDPPHGSVTGSNGYILSKQQEGGSTTGTGLVAAPHRTSWLPSGTTMVGHTTTTFLSSAAGHAHSPGALRTDNHQAGSPSGQGDSDTETKNGTSPSDSPAPSPLSIAIHRARKTMSRPASNQTLKLLNRALTEPNGADEESLNGPEEEKTSPSQNQLPQSQNDLPAAATAKSQTASASRKKKRKMGTYSLVPRKKTKVLRQLTVVEMFSQLQQSTQSTQPKEVAHVNGERMENESEEEDLEDGEEWEEEEEQGGEEGVPTGQEKSRTSCLALQGEEPDSEESAEEEEEENESDLSSESSVKKRLKKKVKGDSAWLRPSRKRKRKPKPKIEGLPGTGPQPQDQAGLNKEYTEVPLHLLNLKAQEKLLSSLHTGVSGAMGSVEPDMVQELPLCSCRMETPKSREILTLADRKCMATESVDRQLSRCQSAVLKHEMMRPSNSVQLLVLCEDHRAGMVKHQCCPGCGFFCRAGTFMECQPDINISHRFHQACASVLKGQTFCPHCGEEASKAKEVTIAKADTTSTVPGTRAAHDPATPRTAEGRADTTTGGPFCLSVGGDLGGQADSSLSIPPEQTLDTSSFPGGSRTGVLPPAVGMGIGIGVGAPKETLESILLALDTEKPKKLRFHPKQLFISAKQGEIQKVLLMLVDGVDPNFKMESQSRRTPLHVASEAGHQEICHLLVQSGANLDICDEDQRTPLMEACENNHLEAVCYLLRAGAIASHKDVEGFTCLHLAAKIGHYNIVEHLLSTGLIDINCQDDGGWTAMIWATEYKHLEQVKMLLNKGADINIRDKEENICLHWAAFSGSVEIAELLLESKCDLHAVNIHGDSPLHIAARENRLECVTLFLSRGADVNLKNREGETPPDCCSHSSRVWLTLQTNRRVKEARSSTQGEKVLNRDIARGYEGVPVPCVNSVDSEPCPDNYKYVPDNCVTSPMNIDKNITHLQYCVCKDDCSSSSCMCGQLSLRCWYDKDGRLLPEFCREEPPLIFECNHACSCWRTCKNRVVQNGLRVRLQLFRTSRMGWGVRTLQEIPQGTFVCEYVGEIISDAEADVRENDSYLFNLDSKEGDVYCIDARFYGNISRFINHMCEPNLFPCRVFTAHQDLRFPHIAFFACETIKAGEELGFDYGDHFWDIKGKHFSCECSSPKCKYSAAVIALRQADSSPQDQQHSTLPDTSSSTTPS from the exons aTGGAGGCCATCAGGAGAAAGCAG cCCACAGGTCTGGCCGAAGGCAGATTGGGTAAAGGGGAGTccatggaggaggggatggaatcACCTGGGGaccgagaggaggaggaaggaggtgaGCTCATCTTTAAAGCCATTACAGCTAAACATG ACACATTGAGAAATGAGGTAGCTTCCAGACTGGGATCCTCCCCCGGAGCAGAGGCGGAGCTAAACGGAACCTATGAGAGCGCAGAGGTGGGGAACGGACACCAGTGCCCCACCCCCCTGGTCTCCCTGGGCAACAAGTCTCAGGTGGTCACAGAGAATGGGATGTTGGAGACCGACCCACCTCACGGTTCCGTCACCGGGAGTAATGGATACATCCTCAGCAAGCAGCAGGAGGGGGGGTCTACAACGGGGACAGGCTTGGTGGCTGCCCCACACAGGACTAGCTGGTTGCCCTCCGGCACCACAATGGTGGGACACACCACCACAACCTTCCTGTCCTCCGCAGCAGGGCATGCCCACAGTCCTGGTGCACTAAGAACTGATAACCACCAGGCCGGCTCCCCGTCGGGACAGGGGGACTCAGACACAGAGACTAAAAATGGCACGTCCCCTAGCGACTCCCCCGCCCCCTCTCCGCTGTCCATCGCCATACACCGAGCACGCAAGACCATGTCCAGGCCAGCGTCCAACCAGACACTAAAG CTTCTAAACAGGGCATTAACAGAACCAAACGGTGCAGACGAGGAGAGTCTGAATGGAccagaggaggagaagacatCCCCCTCCCAGAACCAGCTACCTCAGAGCCAAAACGACTTGCCGGCTGCAGCCACAGCCAAGTCCCAGACAG CGTCGGCAtcgaggaagaagaagaggaagatgggAACGTACAGTCTGGTCCCCAGGAAGAAAACCAAAGTGCTGAGGCAGCTGACAGTGGTGGAGATGTTTAGTCAACTTCAACAATCCACTCAAAGCACACAG CCTAAAGAGGTAGCACATGTAAACGGGGAAAGGATGGAGAATGAGTCAGAGGAGGAAGATTTAGAAGatggagaagaatgggaggaggaggaggagcagggtgGAGAGGAAGGTGTCCCCACGGGCCAGGAGAAGAGTCGAACATCATGCCTTGCCCTTCAG GGAGAGGAGCCAGACTCTGAGGAATCAgctgaagaggaagaagaggagaacgAGTCTGACTTG AGCTCGGAATCCAGCGTGAAGAAGAGATTGAAAAAGAAAGTAAAGGGAGACAGCGCCTGGCTCCGGCCATCCAGGAAACGGAAAAGGAAGCCTAAGCCCAAGATTGAGGGACTCCCTG GCACAGGAccccagccccaggaccaggcaGGCCTCAATAAGGAGTACACAGAGGTTCCCCTCCACTTACTCAACCTCAAAGCCCAGGAGAAGCTGCTCTCCTCACTGCACACAG GAGTTTCTGGGGCTATGGGAAGTGTGGAGCCAGATATGGTGCAGGAGCTGCCCCTCTGCAGCTGTCGCATGGAGACGCCCAAGAGTCGGGAGATCCTCACGCTGGCCGACAGGAAGTGCATGGCCACGGAGAGCGTCGACCGACAG CTGAGCCGGTGTCAGAGTGCGGTTCTAAAGCATGAGATGATGCGTCCCTCAAATTCTGTGCAGCTGCTGGTGCTGTGTGAGGACCACCGGGCCGGCATGGTCAAGCACCAGTGCTGCCCCGGCTGTGGCTTCTTCTGCAGAGCT GGTACGTTCATGGAGTGCCAACCGGACATCAACATCTCCCACCGTTTCCACCAGGCCTGTGCCTCAGTACTGAAGGGCCAGACCTTCTGTCCACACTGTGGGGAGGAGGCCAGCAAGGCCAAGGAGGTAACCATCGCCAAGGCCGACACAACCTCCACCGTGCCCGGCACACGTGCTGCACATGACCCTGCCACGCCCAGGACCGCGGAGGGCAGGGCAGACACCACAACTGGAGG tccattctgtctctctgtgggaGGTGATCTGGGTGGCCAAGCAGacagctctctctccatcccacccgAGCAGACACTGGACACCTCCTCCTTCCCTGGGGGCTCCAGAACCGGAGTTCTGCCTCCTGCTGTGGGCATGGGGATCGGCATAGGAGTGGGCGCCCCTAAAGAGACCTTGGAGAGCATCCTGCTGGCACTGGACACAGAAAA GCCCAAGAAGCTGCGGTTTCACCCCAAGCAGCTGTTTATCTCTGCTAAACAGGGGGAAATACAGAAGGTCTTGCTCATGTTGG TGGATGGGGTAGACCCTAACTTTAAGATGGAGAGCCAGAGCAGACGCACCCCCCTACATGTAGCATCTGAGGCAGGCCACCAGGAGATCTGTCACCTGCTGGTTCAG tcTGGTGCTAACCTGGACATCTGCGATGAGGACCAGCGCACGCCCCTGATGGAGGCCTGTGAGAACAACCACCTGGAAGCGGTCTGCTACCTACTGAGGGCAGGAGCCATCGCCAGCCACAAG GATGTGGAGGGATTCACTTGTCTCCACCTAGCTGCTAAGATTGGCCATTATAACATCGTGGAGCATCTACTCTCCACAGGACTCATAGACATCAACTGTCAG GACGATGGCGGTTGGACGGCTATGATTTGGGCAACAGAGTATAAGCACCTAGAGCAGGTGAAGATGCTGCTCAATAAAGGGGCTGACATCAACATTAGGGACAAG GAGGAGAACATCTGTCTCCACTGGGCGGCCTTCTCTGGCAGTGTGGAAATTGCTGAGCTCCTCCTAGAGTCCAAGTGTGACCTCCATGCTGTCAACATCCACGGAGACTCCCCCCTGCACATCGCTGCACGGGAGAACAGGCTCGAATGTGTCAC GCTCTTTCTGTCTCGCGGGGCGGATGTCAACCTGAAGAACCGAGAGGGGGAGACACCGCCAGACTGCTGCAGCCACAGTTCCAGGGTGTGGCTCACCCTGCAGACTAACAGGAGGGTGAAGGAGGCCAGGAGCAGCACCCAGGGGGAGAAGGTCCTTAACAG AGACATAGCCCGGGGGTATGAGGGAGTTCCAGTCCCCTGTGTCAACTCAGTGGACAGTGAGCCCTGTCCGGATAACTACAAATATGTCCCAGACAACTGTGTCACCTCCCCCATGAACATAGACAAGAACATCACACACTTACAG TACTGTGTGTGTAAAGACGACTGCTCCTCAAGCAGCTGCATGTGTGGCCAGCTTAGCCTGCGCTGTTGGTATGACAAG GATGGTCGTCTGCTCCCGGAGTTCTGTCGTGAGGAACCGCCCCTCATCTTCGAGTGTAACCACGCCTGCTCCTGCTGGAGAACCTGCAAGAACCGCGTGGTGCAGAACGGACTGAG GGTCCGGCTCCAACTGTTCCGGACCAGTCGTATGGGTTGGGGGGTGCGGACACTGCAGGAAATTCCCCAGGGAACCTTTGTGTGCGA GTATGTGGGGGAGATCATCTCTGACGCAGAGGcagatgtcagggaaaatgaCTCCTACCTGTTCAATCTAGACAGCAAG GAGGGTGACGTGTACTGTATCGACGCCCGTTTCTATGGCAACATCAGCCGGTTCATTAACCACATGTGCGAGCCGAACCTGTTCCCCTGCCGGGTTTTCACGGCACACCAGGACTTGCGCTTCCCCCATATCGCGTTCTTCGCCTGCGAGACCATCAAGGCTGGGGAAGAGCTAGG gTTTGACTACGGCGACCATTTCTGGGACATCAAGGGGAAGCACTTTAGCTGTGAGTGCAGCTCTCCCAAGTGCAAGTACTCAGCGGCGGTCATTGCCCTGCGCCAGGCAGACAGCTCGCCCCAGGACCAGCAGCACAGCACCCTCCCTGATACCAGCTCCTCTACCACCCCCTCCTGA
- the ehmt1b gene encoding histone-lysine N-methyltransferase EHMT1 isoform X3 encodes MEAIRRKQPTGLAEGRLGKGESMEEGMESPGDREEEEGDTLRNEVASRLGSSPGAEAELNGTYESAEVGNGHQCPTPLVSLGNKSQVVTENGMLETDPPHGSVTGSNGYILSKQQEGGSTTGTGLVAAPHRTSWLPSGTTMVGHTTTTFLSSAAGHAHSPGALRTDNHQAGSPSGQGDSDTETKNGTSPSDSPAPSPLSIAIHRARKTMSRPASNQTLKLLNRALTEPNGADEESLNGPEEEKTSPSQNQLPQSQNDLPAAATAKSQTAASASRKKKRKMGTYSLVPRKKTKVLRQLTVVEMFSQLQQSTQSTQPKEVAHVNGERMENESEEEDLEDGEEWEEEEEQGGEEGVPTGQEKSRTSCLALQGEEPDSEESAEEEEEENESDLSSESSVKKRLKKKVKGDSAWLRPSRKRKRKPKPKIEGLPGTGPQPQDQAGLNKEYTEVPLHLLNLKAQEKLLSSLHTGVSGAMGSVEPDMVQELPLCSCRMETPKSREILTLADRKCMATESVDRQLSRCQSAVLKHEMMRPSNSVQLLVLCEDHRAGMVKHQCCPGCGFFCRAGTFMECQPDINISHRFHQACASVLKGQTFCPHCGEEASKAKEVTIAKADTTSTVPGTRAAHDPATPRTAEGRADTTTGGPFCLSVGGDLGGQADSSLSIPPEQTLDTSSFPGGSRTGVLPPAVGMGIGIGVGAPKETLESILLALDTEKPKKLRFHPKQLFISAKQGEIQKVLLMLVDGVDPNFKMESQSRRTPLHVASEAGHQEICHLLVQSGANLDICDEDQRTPLMEACENNHLEAVCYLLRAGAIASHKDVEGFTCLHLAAKIGHYNIVEHLLSTGLIDINCQDDGGWTAMIWATEYKHLEQVKMLLNKGADINIRDKEENICLHWAAFSGSVEIAELLLESKCDLHAVNIHGDSPLHIAARENRLECVTLFLSRGADVNLKNREGETPPDCCSHSSRVWLTLQTNRRVKEARSSTQGEKVLNRDIARGYEGVPVPCVNSVDSEPCPDNYKYVPDNCVTSPMNIDKNITHLQYCVCKDDCSSSSCMCGQLSLRCWYDKDGRLLPEFCREEPPLIFECNHACSCWRTCKNRVVQNGLRVRLQLFRTSRMGWGVRTLQEIPQGTFVCEYVGEIISDAEADVRENDSYLFNLDSKEGDVYCIDARFYGNISRFINHMCEPNLFPCRVFTAHQDLRFPHIAFFACETIKAGEELGFDYGDHFWDIKGKHFSCECSSPKCKYSAAVIALRQADSSPQDQQHSTLPDTSSSTTPS; translated from the exons aTGGAGGCCATCAGGAGAAAGCAG cCCACAGGTCTGGCCGAAGGCAGATTGGGTAAAGGGGAGTccatggaggaggggatggaatcACCTGGGGaccgagaggaggaggaaggag ACACATTGAGAAATGAGGTAGCTTCCAGACTGGGATCCTCCCCCGGAGCAGAGGCGGAGCTAAACGGAACCTATGAGAGCGCAGAGGTGGGGAACGGACACCAGTGCCCCACCCCCCTGGTCTCCCTGGGCAACAAGTCTCAGGTGGTCACAGAGAATGGGATGTTGGAGACCGACCCACCTCACGGTTCCGTCACCGGGAGTAATGGATACATCCTCAGCAAGCAGCAGGAGGGGGGGTCTACAACGGGGACAGGCTTGGTGGCTGCCCCACACAGGACTAGCTGGTTGCCCTCCGGCACCACAATGGTGGGACACACCACCACAACCTTCCTGTCCTCCGCAGCAGGGCATGCCCACAGTCCTGGTGCACTAAGAACTGATAACCACCAGGCCGGCTCCCCGTCGGGACAGGGGGACTCAGACACAGAGACTAAAAATGGCACGTCCCCTAGCGACTCCCCCGCCCCCTCTCCGCTGTCCATCGCCATACACCGAGCACGCAAGACCATGTCCAGGCCAGCGTCCAACCAGACACTAAAG CTTCTAAACAGGGCATTAACAGAACCAAACGGTGCAGACGAGGAGAGTCTGAATGGAccagaggaggagaagacatCCCCCTCCCAGAACCAGCTACCTCAGAGCCAAAACGACTTGCCGGCTGCAGCCACAGCCAAGTCCCAGACAG CAGCGTCGGCAtcgaggaagaagaagaggaagatgggAACGTACAGTCTGGTCCCCAGGAAGAAAACCAAAGTGCTGAGGCAGCTGACAGTGGTGGAGATGTTTAGTCAACTTCAACAATCCACTCAAAGCACACAG CCTAAAGAGGTAGCACATGTAAACGGGGAAAGGATGGAGAATGAGTCAGAGGAGGAAGATTTAGAAGatggagaagaatgggaggaggaggaggagcagggtgGAGAGGAAGGTGTCCCCACGGGCCAGGAGAAGAGTCGAACATCATGCCTTGCCCTTCAG GGAGAGGAGCCAGACTCTGAGGAATCAgctgaagaggaagaagaggagaacgAGTCTGACTTG AGCTCGGAATCCAGCGTGAAGAAGAGATTGAAAAAGAAAGTAAAGGGAGACAGCGCCTGGCTCCGGCCATCCAGGAAACGGAAAAGGAAGCCTAAGCCCAAGATTGAGGGACTCCCTG GCACAGGAccccagccccaggaccaggcaGGCCTCAATAAGGAGTACACAGAGGTTCCCCTCCACTTACTCAACCTCAAAGCCCAGGAGAAGCTGCTCTCCTCACTGCACACAG GAGTTTCTGGGGCTATGGGAAGTGTGGAGCCAGATATGGTGCAGGAGCTGCCCCTCTGCAGCTGTCGCATGGAGACGCCCAAGAGTCGGGAGATCCTCACGCTGGCCGACAGGAAGTGCATGGCCACGGAGAGCGTCGACCGACAG CTGAGCCGGTGTCAGAGTGCGGTTCTAAAGCATGAGATGATGCGTCCCTCAAATTCTGTGCAGCTGCTGGTGCTGTGTGAGGACCACCGGGCCGGCATGGTCAAGCACCAGTGCTGCCCCGGCTGTGGCTTCTTCTGCAGAGCT GGTACGTTCATGGAGTGCCAACCGGACATCAACATCTCCCACCGTTTCCACCAGGCCTGTGCCTCAGTACTGAAGGGCCAGACCTTCTGTCCACACTGTGGGGAGGAGGCCAGCAAGGCCAAGGAGGTAACCATCGCCAAGGCCGACACAACCTCCACCGTGCCCGGCACACGTGCTGCACATGACCCTGCCACGCCCAGGACCGCGGAGGGCAGGGCAGACACCACAACTGGAGG tccattctgtctctctgtgggaGGTGATCTGGGTGGCCAAGCAGacagctctctctccatcccacccgAGCAGACACTGGACACCTCCTCCTTCCCTGGGGGCTCCAGAACCGGAGTTCTGCCTCCTGCTGTGGGCATGGGGATCGGCATAGGAGTGGGCGCCCCTAAAGAGACCTTGGAGAGCATCCTGCTGGCACTGGACACAGAAAA GCCCAAGAAGCTGCGGTTTCACCCCAAGCAGCTGTTTATCTCTGCTAAACAGGGGGAAATACAGAAGGTCTTGCTCATGTTGG TGGATGGGGTAGACCCTAACTTTAAGATGGAGAGCCAGAGCAGACGCACCCCCCTACATGTAGCATCTGAGGCAGGCCACCAGGAGATCTGTCACCTGCTGGTTCAG tcTGGTGCTAACCTGGACATCTGCGATGAGGACCAGCGCACGCCCCTGATGGAGGCCTGTGAGAACAACCACCTGGAAGCGGTCTGCTACCTACTGAGGGCAGGAGCCATCGCCAGCCACAAG GATGTGGAGGGATTCACTTGTCTCCACCTAGCTGCTAAGATTGGCCATTATAACATCGTGGAGCATCTACTCTCCACAGGACTCATAGACATCAACTGTCAG GACGATGGCGGTTGGACGGCTATGATTTGGGCAACAGAGTATAAGCACCTAGAGCAGGTGAAGATGCTGCTCAATAAAGGGGCTGACATCAACATTAGGGACAAG GAGGAGAACATCTGTCTCCACTGGGCGGCCTTCTCTGGCAGTGTGGAAATTGCTGAGCTCCTCCTAGAGTCCAAGTGTGACCTCCATGCTGTCAACATCCACGGAGACTCCCCCCTGCACATCGCTGCACGGGAGAACAGGCTCGAATGTGTCAC GCTCTTTCTGTCTCGCGGGGCGGATGTCAACCTGAAGAACCGAGAGGGGGAGACACCGCCAGACTGCTGCAGCCACAGTTCCAGGGTGTGGCTCACCCTGCAGACTAACAGGAGGGTGAAGGAGGCCAGGAGCAGCACCCAGGGGGAGAAGGTCCTTAACAG AGACATAGCCCGGGGGTATGAGGGAGTTCCAGTCCCCTGTGTCAACTCAGTGGACAGTGAGCCCTGTCCGGATAACTACAAATATGTCCCAGACAACTGTGTCACCTCCCCCATGAACATAGACAAGAACATCACACACTTACAG TACTGTGTGTGTAAAGACGACTGCTCCTCAAGCAGCTGCATGTGTGGCCAGCTTAGCCTGCGCTGTTGGTATGACAAG GATGGTCGTCTGCTCCCGGAGTTCTGTCGTGAGGAACCGCCCCTCATCTTCGAGTGTAACCACGCCTGCTCCTGCTGGAGAACCTGCAAGAACCGCGTGGTGCAGAACGGACTGAG GGTCCGGCTCCAACTGTTCCGGACCAGTCGTATGGGTTGGGGGGTGCGGACACTGCAGGAAATTCCCCAGGGAACCTTTGTGTGCGA GTATGTGGGGGAGATCATCTCTGACGCAGAGGcagatgtcagggaaaatgaCTCCTACCTGTTCAATCTAGACAGCAAG GAGGGTGACGTGTACTGTATCGACGCCCGTTTCTATGGCAACATCAGCCGGTTCATTAACCACATGTGCGAGCCGAACCTGTTCCCCTGCCGGGTTTTCACGGCACACCAGGACTTGCGCTTCCCCCATATCGCGTTCTTCGCCTGCGAGACCATCAAGGCTGGGGAAGAGCTAGG gTTTGACTACGGCGACCATTTCTGGGACATCAAGGGGAAGCACTTTAGCTGTGAGTGCAGCTCTCCCAAGTGCAAGTACTCAGCGGCGGTCATTGCCCTGCGCCAGGCAGACAGCTCGCCCCAGGACCAGCAGCACAGCACCCTCCCTGATACCAGCTCCTCTACCACCCCCTCCTGA